A genomic window from Streptomyces sp. WMMC940 includes:
- a CDS encoding 3-oxoacyl-ACP synthase III family protein, producing the protein MPASAIRQVVYAGSGEWDRPFWSPAAKVAHTLGVEGAHCFEVTNFCNAGMTAIRLLSEAGALAEGEYALVLVGDRLSRMVDYGDPDSKALFNFGDAAAAVLLEGGAGRFSVLHSAMRTDGSWADYYAGELTGDRVVLRRGGHRKGLGEAYVRQFTSLVDETLAALRLRQTDIAHFLINHGDREMHERLLDTLGIPVERSVFNYHRLAHMGGTDTLIALGDLERAGRLRPGDLIMLATSAMGFSWGITTLEYQG; encoded by the coding sequence GTGCCCGCCTCAGCGATCCGGCAGGTCGTCTACGCCGGCTCCGGGGAGTGGGACCGCCCCTTCTGGTCGCCCGCCGCGAAGGTGGCACACACCCTCGGCGTCGAGGGTGCCCACTGCTTCGAGGTGACGAACTTCTGCAACGCCGGAATGACCGCGATCCGCCTGCTCAGCGAGGCGGGCGCACTGGCCGAGGGCGAGTACGCGCTGGTCCTCGTCGGAGACCGGCTGAGTCGGATGGTGGACTACGGTGACCCGGATTCCAAGGCTCTCTTCAACTTCGGTGATGCGGCTGCGGCGGTTCTGCTGGAGGGCGGTGCGGGCCGTTTCTCCGTCCTCCACTCCGCGATGCGCACCGATGGCAGTTGGGCCGACTACTACGCCGGCGAGCTGACCGGAGACCGAGTGGTCCTCAGGCGGGGCGGACACCGCAAGGGGCTCGGCGAAGCTTACGTGCGCCAGTTCACTTCGCTGGTGGACGAGACGCTGGCGGCCCTGCGCCTCCGGCAGACGGACATCGCCCACTTCCTGATCAACCACGGCGACCGCGAGATGCACGAGCGGCTCCTCGACACCCTCGGCATCCCGGTCGAGCGCAGTGTCTTCAACTACCACCGACTGGCCCACATGGGCGGAACGGACACCCTGATCGCCCTCGGGGACCTGGAGCGGGCGGGCCGGCTGCGACCCGGCGATCTGATCATGCTCGCCACCAGCGCCATGGGATTCAGCTGGGGCATCACGACCTTGGAGTATCAGGGATGA
- a CDS encoding ATP-grasp domain-containing protein: MKILVIHQVPYRKIAYHRGIDHERHEVTYIGHPHRMADLPEDLPCRRITLEADEDLVAGVCARTSRADGFEKVLALSEFGITEAWHVRRHLGIEGAALDALERVRDKVRMKEALAGSGLRHPRFVADPTPCRPLPWEGRTVLKPRQGASSEDVSVHETARAALSAFRKLPNPEEFQLEEHIDGDILHADGLVDGGRLVNLAVSRYVNKPVQYASGVPLGSHQESCTPAHRAFAEQVVAVLGIEEGCIHLEFFETADGELVFLEVANRVGGAAVISTHEQHTGVHLPSHEIAIRLDLERPPADRPTGRHHGWLAFPGHHLAADGVPEIHVPEWVRTHPCVDRIHILAPGRQCPRHITYQEWEVPVFIEASHTDPGQLRSFLEECARTVSATTRQREDQAA, from the coding sequence ATGAAGATTCTGGTCATTCACCAGGTGCCCTATCGGAAGATCGCGTATCACCGTGGTATCGACCACGAGCGGCACGAGGTCACGTACATCGGCCATCCGCACCGGATGGCCGACCTCCCTGAGGACCTCCCCTGCCGGCGCATCACCCTGGAGGCCGACGAGGACCTGGTCGCCGGGGTCTGCGCCCGCACCTCGCGGGCCGACGGCTTCGAGAAGGTGCTCGCCCTTTCGGAGTTCGGGATCACCGAGGCCTGGCACGTGCGTCGGCACCTGGGCATCGAGGGTGCTGCCCTCGACGCCTTGGAGCGCGTCCGCGACAAGGTGCGGATGAAGGAGGCGCTGGCCGGATCGGGGCTGCGCCACCCACGGTTCGTGGCCGATCCCACTCCCTGCCGGCCTCTGCCGTGGGAGGGCCGCACTGTCCTCAAACCGCGGCAGGGCGCCTCCAGCGAGGACGTCTCCGTCCACGAAACGGCGCGCGCGGCGCTCAGCGCTTTCCGCAAGCTCCCGAACCCCGAGGAGTTCCAGCTCGAGGAGCACATCGACGGGGACATCCTGCACGCCGACGGGCTGGTGGACGGCGGTCGGCTCGTGAACCTGGCTGTCAGCCGCTACGTCAACAAGCCGGTCCAGTACGCCTCCGGGGTGCCGCTCGGTTCCCACCAGGAGTCGTGCACACCGGCCCACCGGGCCTTCGCCGAACAGGTGGTGGCGGTACTCGGCATCGAGGAGGGCTGCATCCACCTGGAGTTCTTCGAGACCGCCGACGGCGAACTGGTCTTCCTGGAGGTCGCCAACCGAGTGGGCGGGGCCGCCGTCATCTCCACCCATGAGCAGCACACCGGGGTGCACCTGCCCTCCCACGAGATCGCGATCCGGCTCGACCTGGAACGCCCGCCCGCCGACCGGCCCACCGGCCGCCACCACGGCTGGCTCGCCTTCCCCGGCCACCACCTGGCCGCCGACGGAGTACCGGAGATCCACGTCCCGGAGTGGGTGCGCACACATCCCTGTGTGGACCGGATCCACATCCTGGCTCCCGGCCGGCAGTGCCCCAGGCACATCACCTACCAGGAGTGGGAGGTGCCCGTCTTCATCGAAGCGTCCCACACGGACCCGGGTCAGCTGCGCTCGTTCCTCGAGGAGTGCGCCCGGACCGTCTCCGCCACCACACGTCAGCGAGAGGATCAGGCGGCATGA
- a CDS encoding TauD/TfdA dioxygenase family protein, translated as MEIKEITPFIGSEVTGATYEDLQSPEVFDQLMGLVHQRELLVVRRLGITPEQQIELATRVGKPVPFLMAKYRHPEHPEIMISSNAMKANRPVGIARVGNFWHQDSSYMKDPAPYTMLHGVDVPSTSGHTLYASAVDVYDRLPQEWKDKIAGRTALHTVTKRQRISAEHVGLSIAEFKELVGQEYPPIEHPLVRQDPYTGRSYLYGAPEYMDSVVGFDANENAEFFELVNRLVQDPERVYTHRWSTNDLVVWKTATTYHSATAVEPGATRTVHRVSIEEGEQWAA; from the coding sequence ATGGAAATCAAGGAAATCACCCCCTTCATCGGCTCCGAGGTGACCGGAGCGACCTACGAGGACCTGCAGAGCCCCGAGGTCTTCGACCAGCTGATGGGCCTCGTGCACCAGCGTGAGCTCCTGGTGGTCCGCAGGCTGGGGATCACTCCGGAACAGCAGATCGAGCTGGCCACCCGGGTGGGCAAGCCCGTGCCGTTCCTCATGGCCAAATACCGCCACCCCGAGCACCCGGAGATCATGATCTCCTCCAACGCCATGAAGGCGAACCGCCCGGTCGGCATCGCCCGCGTCGGCAACTTCTGGCACCAGGACTCCTCATACATGAAGGACCCGGCGCCCTACACCATGCTCCACGGCGTGGACGTGCCGAGCACCAGCGGCCACACCCTGTACGCCAGTGCCGTCGACGTCTACGACCGGCTTCCGCAGGAGTGGAAGGACAAGATCGCCGGCCGCACGGCCCTGCACACCGTGACCAAGCGCCAGCGCATCTCCGCCGAGCACGTCGGCCTGTCCATCGCCGAGTTCAAGGAACTGGTCGGGCAGGAGTACCCGCCCATCGAGCACCCTCTGGTACGGCAGGACCCGTACACCGGCCGCTCGTACCTGTACGGCGCCCCGGAGTACATGGACTCGGTCGTGGGCTTCGACGCCAACGAGAACGCGGAGTTCTTCGAGCTCGTCAACCGACTCGTCCAGGACCCCGAGCGGGTCTACACCCACCGCTGGTCCACCAACGACCTGGTGGTGTGGAAGACCGCGACGACCTACCACTCGGCGACGGCGGTCGAGCCCGGTGCGACCCGGACCGTGCACCGGGTGAGCATCGAAGAGGGCGAGCAGTGGGCGGCATAG
- a CDS encoding LuxR C-terminal-related transcriptional regulator: MEEVIERNQRALAVARTSMHRAQEVYRGSTSGDGGLVRIIRGADAISAALASAVRSCQDELLTAQPGGGRPRELLAKALGGDLAALRRGNRQRTIYQHTVRTHGPTLSYVEQISAAGAEVRTLDEVFDRLIVCDGRIAFVPDPAEERSQAALAIEHPGLIRYLVGIFEHAWERAVPLPHSPSDHRPALLVDETRRVVLQLMVNGYTDETIAGRLGMSSRTVASHVRKASEMFGSRSRAQLAYLIAKAGILDEELPET, encoded by the coding sequence ATGGAGGAGGTCATCGAGCGGAACCAGCGCGCCCTCGCCGTGGCCCGCACCTCCATGCACCGGGCGCAGGAGGTCTACCGCGGCAGCACGAGCGGCGACGGCGGGCTGGTCCGTATCATCCGCGGCGCGGACGCCATCAGTGCCGCGCTCGCCTCGGCGGTGCGGTCCTGCCAGGACGAGTTGCTCACTGCCCAGCCGGGCGGGGGGCGGCCCCGGGAACTCCTGGCGAAGGCGCTCGGCGGCGACCTGGCCGCTCTGCGCCGCGGCAATCGGCAGCGCACCATCTACCAGCACACCGTGCGCACGCACGGCCCGACGCTGTCCTACGTGGAGCAGATCTCCGCCGCCGGTGCCGAAGTGCGCACGCTGGACGAGGTGTTCGACCGGCTCATCGTGTGCGACGGCAGGATCGCCTTCGTACCGGACCCGGCGGAGGAGCGGAGCCAGGCGGCCCTGGCCATCGAGCACCCCGGCCTGATCCGCTACCTCGTCGGCATATTCGAGCACGCGTGGGAGCGCGCGGTCCCCCTCCCCCACTCGCCGAGCGACCACCGTCCGGCCCTGCTCGTGGACGAGACCCGCCGCGTCGTCCTGCAGTTGATGGTGAACGGCTACACCGACGAGACCATCGCCGGTCGGCTCGGCATGAGCAGCAGAACCGTCGCCTCCCATGTGCGCAAGGCCTCGGAGATGTTCGGCAGCCGCAGTCGCGCCCAGCTCGCCTACCTCATCGCCAAGGCCGGCATCCTCGACGAGGAACTGCCGGAGACCTGA
- a CDS encoding MDR family NADP-dependent oxidoreductase — MSDSVRTARAWQQRRFPDGMPVPEDFAEVELVLPSPKSGTALVENLWLSVDPYMRECMDGDWGLGTWLEGRSIGRVVESRAAGLPVGSLVFHRHGWRTHAIVTADEVRVLPQYEGIAPESFLGLLGGTGLTAYVALTRIARLRAGETVFISAAAGGVGTAAGRLARLLGAGRVVGSAGSAAKVRKLTEEFGFDAAFDYRAGPSVAAQLAQAAPDGIDVYLDNVGGEHLEAAIGAMREFGRIAWCGAIAQYNARSAPAAPRNLFDLVGKSIRLEGFLVAHHSDAQAELEDFLVPHLSAGRVPDSLSITDGFDRMVDAFLGMLRGENTGKSVVRLRPQS; from the coding sequence ATGAGCGACTCCGTACGCACCGCACGGGCCTGGCAGCAGAGGCGGTTCCCCGACGGGATGCCGGTGCCCGAGGACTTCGCCGAGGTCGAGCTGGTCCTGCCGTCCCCGAAGAGCGGCACCGCCCTGGTGGAGAACCTCTGGCTGTCGGTGGACCCGTACATGCGTGAATGCATGGACGGGGACTGGGGCCTGGGCACCTGGCTGGAGGGGCGCTCCATCGGACGGGTCGTCGAGTCCCGCGCCGCCGGACTCCCGGTCGGCTCCCTGGTGTTCCACCGCCATGGCTGGCGCACCCACGCGATCGTGACCGCCGACGAGGTCAGGGTGCTGCCGCAGTACGAGGGCATCGCACCGGAATCCTTCCTCGGCCTGCTCGGGGGCACCGGTCTGACCGCCTATGTGGCGCTGACCCGGATCGCCCGGCTCCGCGCGGGCGAGACGGTGTTCATCTCGGCCGCCGCCGGCGGTGTGGGCACCGCGGCCGGCCGATTGGCCCGGTTGCTCGGCGCCGGTCGCGTGGTGGGAAGCGCCGGTTCGGCGGCCAAGGTACGCAAGCTCACCGAGGAATTCGGCTTCGACGCCGCCTTCGACTACCGCGCGGGCCCCTCCGTCGCAGCCCAGTTGGCACAGGCGGCACCGGACGGGATCGACGTCTACCTCGACAACGTCGGGGGCGAGCACCTGGAAGCGGCGATCGGTGCCATGCGCGAGTTCGGGCGTATCGCCTGGTGCGGAGCCATCGCGCAGTACAACGCGCGGTCCGCCCCGGCGGCGCCGCGCAACCTGTTCGACTTGGTCGGGAAGAGCATCCGGCTGGAGGGTTTCCTCGTCGCCCATCACTCCGACGCACAAGCAGAGTTGGAGGACTTCCTGGTGCCGCACCTGAGTGCAGGAAGGGTCCCCGACAGCCTCAGCATCACGGACGGGTTCGACCGGATGGTGGACGCGTTCCTCGGCATGCTGCGCGGCGAGAACACAGGAAAGTCGGTCGTGCGGCTCCGGCCGCAGAGCTGA
- the hemA gene encoding 5-aminolevulinate synthase, translated as MSALPLESQLRSAFDGLDTALADLKSAGLYRDFTPCSYLAEEPGHAIHQGRRIQVWCTNDYLGMSQNPQVMEAQIASTRRHGTGNGGSRNIAGTSEAHVELEQRLAAWHRRPRALVFTSGYVANFETLSTLLSAVPDTVVFSDSLNHRSLIEGIRASRNRKHVFPHNDVAALEEMLAQYEIDRPKLIVFESVYSMDGDIAPIREICDLAERYNAMTYLDETHAIGVNGPTGAGVCEEIDEYRPTFVQGVFGKAVGTTGGYVAGPDVPLDYVRSNAPGFIFTTTIPRSSLDATQRSLDVIQSPAGDSLRRNLRENAARMRAALHDAGIDFIDAESHLVPVLVPGGERVKRVSRRLLDEFGIYVQPINFPSVAKGGERFRVTVAPFRTQSQIEGFVRALRTCLDDE; from the coding sequence ATGTCGGCACTTCCACTCGAATCACAACTCCGGTCAGCGTTCGACGGGCTGGACACGGCACTGGCGGACCTGAAGTCCGCCGGCCTCTACCGGGACTTCACCCCCTGCTCCTACCTGGCCGAGGAGCCCGGGCACGCCATCCACCAGGGACGGCGCATCCAGGTGTGGTGCACCAACGACTACCTGGGCATGAGTCAGAACCCGCAGGTCATGGAGGCGCAGATCGCCTCGACGCGGCGGCACGGCACGGGCAACGGAGGCTCGCGCAACATCGCCGGCACCAGTGAGGCCCACGTGGAGTTGGAGCAGCGGCTCGCAGCCTGGCACCGGCGCCCCCGGGCGCTCGTCTTCACGAGCGGGTACGTGGCGAACTTCGAGACGCTGAGTACGCTTCTGTCCGCCGTCCCCGACACGGTGGTCTTCTCCGACTCGCTGAACCACCGTTCTCTGATCGAGGGGATTCGAGCTTCGCGGAACCGCAAGCATGTATTCCCGCACAATGACGTGGCGGCGCTCGAGGAAATGCTCGCCCAGTACGAGATCGACCGCCCCAAGCTCATCGTCTTCGAGTCCGTCTATTCGATGGACGGGGATATCGCGCCGATCCGCGAGATCTGCGATCTGGCCGAGCGCTACAACGCGATGACGTATCTGGACGAGACCCACGCCATCGGCGTCAACGGGCCCACGGGCGCCGGTGTGTGCGAGGAGATCGACGAGTATCGCCCGACCTTCGTCCAGGGCGTGTTCGGCAAGGCCGTCGGCACCACCGGTGGCTATGTGGCCGGACCGGACGTCCCCCTCGACTACGTGCGATCGAACGCGCCGGGATTCATCTTCACCACCACCATTCCGCGTTCGAGTCTGGATGCCACCCAGCGCAGCCTCGACGTCATCCAGTCGCCCGCAGGCGACTCCCTCCGGCGGAATCTGAGGGAGAACGCGGCGCGCATGCGCGCCGCACTGCACGACGCCGGCATCGACTTCATCGACGCCGAGAGCCACCTCGTCCCGGTCCTCGTTCCCGGTGGTGAGCGCGTGAAGCGCGTCTCCCGCCGACTGCTCGACGAGTTCGGCATCTACGTCCAGCCCATCAACTTCCCGTCAGTCGCGAAGGGCGGCGAGCGGTTCCGCGTCACGGTCGCGCCGTTCCGCACCCAGTCCCAGATCGAGGGATTCGTGCGCGCTCTGCGCACCTGCCTCGACGACGAGTGA
- a CDS encoding phenylacetate--CoA ligase family protein: MRHYPTDLLLAVEHVERVLSRGELPALHAALTAAGVTEPLRRFDSHQLFEGLDRLLAGVSQYPWQPLTDSNEVLETRPVGSVVLDDASAEATLRALLLAWALGNRVIVRSARPTLWSAVMAALRQAGVPLPEGEVVPPDAQVSGTPVRAPGLPLDGLLSLDCQAPWVYGLLERDHRSGISLARARSEDAAEYEDRLAAKLRYLLARARRTPHYAELPEAAGTTGLPRLPVLDKPTLEAHSLPASRDLCSGDTPTGEVLRSGATSGSPRYIVYARADWDNMVREAVPVFYELGVEPGDRIVNTLFGGGMYGGLTTTFSELSRMPVECYSTGQFVTVDDLIMLVDSFRANVVLGMPALILPLLREAKQRRPGLRLEKVIYGGTPMTETDKDWLRGELGAQVVSSILAANDGAQLGHQCAALGGTLHHVNDDYNLIEVVDEQGAPVAAGEVGELLVTCLQKFEGPLVRYRIGDMGRIFEHACACGVTGKVLEYLGRSDGLIRFKGETVLYGDLFEVLAELGVSQLQVEVATEGSKEILTIRTESPRSPDAARVRELLIAKFPVLGDYQDFDAALDLYELRVECATEGELPRNAVSGKVKTVIDRRLGVAG; this comes from the coding sequence ATGAGGCACTACCCCACCGATCTGCTGCTGGCCGTCGAACACGTGGAGCGCGTCCTGTCGCGCGGTGAACTCCCCGCCCTGCACGCGGCACTGACGGCCGCGGGCGTGACCGAGCCGCTGCGGCGCTTCGACAGCCACCAGCTCTTCGAGGGTCTGGACCGTCTGCTCGCGGGGGTCAGTCAGTACCCGTGGCAGCCGCTGACCGACAGCAACGAGGTCCTGGAGACCCGGCCAGTGGGAAGCGTGGTCCTCGACGACGCTTCGGCCGAGGCGACCCTGCGCGCCCTGCTGCTGGCCTGGGCCCTGGGCAACCGGGTGATCGTACGCTCGGCGCGACCGACGCTGTGGTCCGCCGTCATGGCGGCCCTGCGCCAGGCCGGGGTGCCGCTCCCCGAGGGCGAGGTGGTCCCACCGGACGCGCAGGTGTCGGGGACCCCGGTACGGGCCCCGGGGCTCCCCCTGGACGGGCTCCTCTCCCTGGACTGCCAAGCCCCCTGGGTGTACGGACTGCTGGAGCGGGACCATCGCTCGGGTATCTCGCTCGCCCGGGCCCGCAGCGAGGACGCCGCCGAGTACGAGGACAGGCTGGCGGCGAAGCTCCGCTATCTCCTCGCCCGGGCCCGCCGCACACCCCACTACGCCGAACTGCCCGAGGCCGCGGGCACGACCGGCCTACCCCGGCTGCCGGTACTCGACAAGCCCACCCTGGAGGCCCACTCGCTGCCCGCGAGCCGGGACCTGTGCAGCGGCGACACGCCCACGGGAGAGGTGCTGCGCTCCGGAGCGACCAGCGGCAGCCCCCGCTACATCGTTTACGCGCGCGCCGACTGGGACAACATGGTCCGCGAGGCCGTACCGGTGTTCTACGAACTCGGTGTGGAGCCCGGCGACCGGATCGTCAACACCCTCTTCGGCGGCGGTATGTACGGCGGCCTGACGACCACGTTCAGCGAGCTCTCCCGGATGCCCGTGGAGTGCTACTCGACCGGCCAGTTCGTCACCGTCGACGACCTGATCATGCTCGTGGACAGCTTCCGGGCGAATGTCGTCCTCGGCATGCCGGCCCTGATCCTGCCGCTGCTGCGCGAAGCGAAGCAGCGCCGCCCCGGCCTCCGTCTGGAGAAGGTGATATACGGAGGCACCCCCATGACGGAGACCGACAAGGACTGGCTGCGCGGCGAGCTGGGCGCGCAGGTGGTCTCCAGCATCCTGGCCGCGAACGACGGCGCCCAGCTCGGCCACCAGTGCGCGGCACTCGGCGGGACACTCCACCACGTCAACGACGACTACAACCTCATCGAGGTCGTGGACGAGCAGGGCGCGCCGGTAGCGGCCGGAGAGGTCGGCGAGCTGCTCGTCACCTGCCTCCAGAAGTTCGAGGGTCCGCTGGTGCGCTACCGCATCGGCGACATGGGCCGGATCTTCGAGCATGCCTGCGCCTGCGGAGTCACCGGCAAGGTACTCGAGTACCTGGGCCGCTCGGACGGACTGATCCGCTTCAAGGGGGAAACCGTCCTGTACGGCGACCTCTTCGAGGTGCTGGCCGAACTGGGGGTCTCCCAACTCCAGGTCGAGGTCGCCACGGAGGGCAGCAAGGAGATCCTGACCATCCGCACGGAATCACCCCGCTCACCGGACGCCGCCAGGGTGCGCGAGCTGCTGATCGCCAAGTTCCCCGTGCTCGGCGACTACCAGGACTTCGACGCCGCACTCGACCTGTACGAGCTCAGGGTGGAATGCGCCACGGAGGGCGAGCTGCCCCGCAACGCGGTCAGCGGCAAGGTCAAGACGGTCATCGACCGCAGGCTGGGGGTGGCGGGCTGA
- a CDS encoding MFS transporter, with protein MFRDPVARTMLGAISLSSVGVGIHTLALGQLLYSRTGSPAAFALILTLQGVAAFCVLPVCGPLVDMASSQRVYVACGVGRAAAVLAIVLLAALPGGGAVAWMVAVAVLLACFDNVERAALFKLTAHHVDKAHITRFNSLVGVAFQAGVLSGMALLGLILTWGTARQALLVDVAMALCCALAVSRMRLAAPESASPLSARNLGRAVMGTVGEWRLTLRRYRGDRVVFLLIALCAGDFVFAHGLSTLVIPLVDDVHGGRGWYVAALEATFAVGMISASAFTDRLISQRLLPLWLLCQAGAAAVLALGGPGALHFLAFFLAGFANLNSLTWLLTTLQQRADEGDKAKMASLRLLAIGLGTAALMPLIGRSASASLYAGFWSLAGAMLLFAVAGAWAARIYGPASGAAEAAEPQSRSSESVDPAVSPSGSTVS; from the coding sequence ATGTTCCGCGACCCGGTGGCCCGCACCATGCTGGGTGCCATCTCCCTCTCCAGCGTCGGCGTGGGCATCCACACCCTCGCGCTGGGCCAGCTGCTCTACAGCCGCACGGGAAGCCCCGCGGCCTTCGCACTGATTCTCACGCTCCAGGGCGTGGCCGCCTTCTGCGTCCTACCGGTGTGCGGGCCGCTCGTGGACATGGCCAGTTCCCAGCGGGTGTACGTGGCGTGCGGCGTCGGCCGCGCGGCGGCCGTCCTGGCGATCGTCCTCCTGGCGGCCCTGCCCGGTGGCGGGGCCGTCGCCTGGATGGTGGCGGTGGCCGTACTGCTGGCCTGTTTCGACAACGTCGAGCGGGCGGCCCTCTTCAAGCTCACCGCACACCATGTGGACAAGGCCCACATCACCCGGTTCAACAGCCTGGTCGGGGTGGCGTTCCAGGCGGGCGTGCTGAGCGGCATGGCCCTCCTCGGTCTGATCCTGACCTGGGGCACCGCCCGGCAGGCGCTGCTGGTGGACGTCGCCATGGCCCTGTGCTGCGCGCTGGCGGTCAGCCGGATGCGCCTCGCCGCCCCCGAAAGCGCCTCACCACTGTCGGCCCGGAACTTGGGCAGGGCGGTGATGGGCACGGTCGGCGAGTGGCGACTGACCCTGCGCCGCTACCGAGGGGACCGGGTGGTCTTCCTGCTGATAGCCCTGTGCGCCGGGGACTTCGTCTTCGCGCACGGCCTGAGCACCCTGGTCATCCCACTCGTCGACGACGTCCACGGCGGCCGGGGCTGGTACGTCGCCGCCCTGGAAGCGACCTTCGCGGTGGGTATGATCAGCGCCTCGGCCTTCACGGACCGGCTGATCTCCCAGCGGCTGCTGCCGCTCTGGCTGCTCTGCCAGGCCGGCGCGGCGGCCGTACTGGCGCTCGGCGGGCCGGGCGCGCTGCACTTCCTCGCCTTCTTCCTGGCGGGCTTCGCCAACCTCAACAGCCTCACCTGGCTGCTCACCACCCTCCAGCAGCGGGCCGATGAAGGGGACAAGGCCAAGATGGCCTCGTTGCGGCTGCTCGCGATCGGCCTGGGCACCGCTGCCCTGATGCCGCTGATCGGCAGGTCCGCCTCCGCCTCCCTGTACGCGGGCTTCTGGAGCCTCGCGGGCGCCATGCTGCTGTTCGCGGTGGCCGGCGCGTGGGCGGCTCGGATCTACGGCCCGGCCTCCGGTGCGGCCGAGGCGGCGGAGCCTCAGAGTCGTTCCTCGGAGAGCGTGGACCCGGCGGTCTCTCCCTCGGGTAGTACGGTCTCGTGA
- a CDS encoding glycoside hydrolase family 15 protein, producing MTAEAPAYEAAREAGAPGGPGTPRYLPISEHGLIGDLRSAALVGTNGTIDWYCCGRFDAPSVFASILDAEKGGRFELAPDVPARTKQFYFPDTNVLITRFFAEDGVGEIQDFMPIADDSREADRHRLIRRVVCVRGSLPFRAVVAPRFDYGCQTHTVRMEGASPVFESPALSLSLTSSVPVETDGRDVWSLFKLHEGETAVFALDRLGSDLVPQECPTATAEEAFEATVRYWRRWLSTSRYRGRWREMVHRSALTLKLLTYAPTGAIVAAPTTSLPEQIGGERNWDYRYVWVRDAAFCVYALLRLGFTDEAQAFMRFLTEHVCVSCGDGGPLQIMYGIDGRRDLPERELRHLEGYLASSPVRVGNNAVDQLQLDIYGALIDSIYLYDKWGEPISSEQWDHVCGIVEWVCENWDQPDEGIWETRGGRKCFLYSRLMCWVAIERAMRIARRRGLPADMARWGGVRDGIYRRIMRRGWSAERNAFVQHEDDSVLDAALLMMPLAKFISPTDPKWLTTLDALGEELVSDSLVYRYDPQASPDGLRGEEGTFSICSFWYVEALVRAGRPDEARLAFEKMLTYANHLGLYAEEIGRTGEQNGNFPQAFTHLALISAAFNLDRALG from the coding sequence GTGACCGCTGAGGCGCCGGCGTACGAGGCGGCCCGCGAAGCGGGCGCTCCCGGGGGCCCCGGCACCCCCCGATACCTGCCGATCTCCGAACACGGACTGATCGGTGACCTCCGCAGTGCCGCCCTCGTCGGTACCAACGGCACGATCGACTGGTACTGCTGCGGCCGCTTCGACGCACCCAGTGTCTTCGCCTCGATCCTCGACGCCGAGAAGGGCGGCCGCTTCGAGCTGGCACCGGACGTACCGGCCCGGACGAAGCAGTTCTACTTCCCCGACACGAACGTGCTCATCACGCGCTTCTTCGCGGAGGACGGAGTCGGCGAGATCCAGGACTTCATGCCCATCGCCGACGACTCGCGCGAGGCCGACCGGCACCGGCTGATCCGCCGGGTGGTCTGTGTCCGCGGCTCCCTGCCGTTCCGGGCGGTGGTCGCGCCGCGCTTCGACTACGGCTGCCAGACCCACACCGTCCGCATGGAGGGCGCCTCTCCGGTCTTCGAGTCGCCCGCGCTGAGCCTCTCGCTCACCTCCAGCGTGCCGGTCGAGACCGACGGCCGGGACGTGTGGTCGCTGTTCAAACTGCACGAGGGGGAGACGGCCGTCTTCGCGCTCGACCGGCTCGGCAGCGACCTCGTGCCGCAGGAGTGCCCCACCGCCACGGCCGAGGAGGCGTTCGAGGCGACGGTGCGCTACTGGCGGCGCTGGCTCTCCACGTCGCGCTACCGCGGCCGCTGGCGCGAGATGGTGCACCGCTCCGCCCTGACGCTCAAACTGCTCACCTACGCCCCCACCGGCGCCATCGTGGCCGCGCCCACGACGAGCCTGCCCGAGCAGATCGGCGGCGAGCGCAACTGGGACTACCGCTACGTCTGGGTCCGCGACGCGGCCTTCTGCGTCTACGCCCTGCTCCGGCTGGGCTTCACCGACGAGGCCCAGGCGTTCATGCGGTTCCTGACCGAGCACGTGTGCGTCTCGTGCGGCGACGGAGGCCCCCTGCAGATCATGTACGGGATCGACGGCCGCCGTGACCTGCCGGAGCGCGAACTGCGCCATCTCGAGGGGTACCTGGCCTCCTCCCCCGTCCGCGTCGGCAACAACGCGGTGGACCAGCTCCAGCTCGACATCTACGGCGCGCTCATCGACTCGATCTACCTCTACGACAAATGGGGCGAGCCGATCTCCAGCGAGCAGTGGGACCACGTCTGCGGCATCGTCGAGTGGGTCTGCGAGAACTGGGACCAGCCCGACGAGGGCATCTGGGAGACGCGCGGCGGACGCAAGTGCTTCCTCTACTCCCGGCTGATGTGCTGGGTCGCGATCGAGCGCGCCATGCGCATCGCCCGCCGCCGGGGGCTGCCCGCGGACATGGCGCGCTGGGGCGGCGTCCGCGACGGGATCTACCGGCGGATCATGCGGCGCGGCTGGTCGGCCGAGCGCAACGCCTTCGTGCAACACGAGGACGACAGCGTCCTCGACGCGGCCCTGCTGATGATGCCGCTGGCGAAGTTCATCTCCCCGACCGACCCGAAGTGGCTCACGACCCTGGACGCGCTCGGCGAGGAACTGGTCTCGGACTCCCTGGTCTACCGCTACGACCCGCAGGCCAGCCCGGACGGGCTGCGTGGCGAGGAGGGCACGTTCTCGATCTGCTCCTTCTGGTACGTCGAGGCCCTGGTCCGCGCCGGCCGGCCGGACGAGGCCAGGCTGGCGTTCGAGAAGATGCTCACGTACGCCAACCACCTCGGCCTGTACGCGGAGGAGATCGGCCGCACGGGCGAGCAGAACGGCAACTTCCCGCAGGCGTTCACCCATCTCGCACTGATCAGCGCGGCATTCAACCTGGACCGGGCACTGGGCTGA